Proteins from a genomic interval of Cottoperca gobio chromosome 8, fCotGob3.1, whole genome shotgun sequence:
- the LOC115012002 gene encoding phosphoribosyl pyrophosphate synthase-associated protein 2, protein MDHTKGGLVIFTANSHPASRELGKRISERLGVELGKVQVYQETNRETRVQIQESVRGKDVFVIQTVSKDVNTTIMEMLILVYACRTSCARSITGVLPYFPYSKQCKMRKRGSIVSKLIASMMCKAGLTHLITMDLHQKEIQGFFNIPVDNLRASPFLLQYIQEEIPDYRNAVIVAKSPASAKRAQSFAERLRLGLAVIHGEAQDAESDQVDGRHSPPTVKTTRAIHPSMDMPLLIPKEKPPITVVGDVGGRIAIIVDDIIDDVGSFVAAAETLKERGAYKIYVMATHGILSSDAPRFIEESAIDGVVVTNTIPHELQKLQCPKIKTVDISMILSEAIRRIHNGESMSYLFRNIGVDD, encoded by the exons ATGGACCACACCAAGGGTGGCCTGGTCATCTTCACTGCTAACTCGCACCCCGCCAGCCGAGAGCTGGGAAAGAGGATTTCAGA gcgGTTAGGGGTGGAGCTTGGCAAGGTGCAGGTGTACCAGGAAACTAACAGAG AAACACGGGTACAGATCCAGGAGTCGGTGCGAGGCAAAGATGTCTTTGTGATCCAGACCGTGTCCAA GGACGTGAACACCACGATAATGGAGATGCTGATCTTGGTGTACGCGTGCAGGACGTCCTGTGCCAGAAGCATAACAGGCGTCCTCCCCTACTTCCCCTACAGCAAGCAGTGTAAGATGAGGAAAAGGGGCTCCATCGTCTCCAAGCTTATTGCCTCTATGATGTGTAAAGCTG GTCTCACCCATCTGATCACCATGGACCTCCATCAAAAAGAGATTCAAGGCTTCTTCAACATCCCAGTGGACAATCTGAGAGCCTCACCCTTCCTGCTGCAGTACATACAGGAAGAG ATCCCCGACTACAGAAATGCTGTGATTGTGGCCAAATCCCCAGCCTCTGCCAAAAG ggcTCAGTCGTTTGCTGAGCGGCTGCGTCTGGGTCTAGCAGTGATTCACGGTGAAGCTCAGGACGCAGAGTCCGACCAGGTGGACGGGCGACACTCGCCACCCACCGTCAAGACCACCAGAGCCATTCACCCCAGCATGGACATGCCat tgTTGATCCCTAAAGAGAAGCCCCCCATCACTGTGGTCGGAGATGTAGGAGGACGCATCGCCATCATCGTG GATGACATCATCGATGACGTCGGCAGTTTTGTAGCAGCAGCGGAGACGCTGAAGGAAAGAGGGGCCTACAAGATCTACGTCATGGCAACACACGGCATCCTCTCCTCCGACGCCCCCCGGTTCATCGAGGAGTCCGCCATCGATGGG GTGGTGGTGACCAACACGATCCCCCACGAGCTCCAGAAGCTCCAGTGTCCAAAAATCAAAACCGTCGACATCAGCATGATCCTGTCGGAGGCCATCCGCCGCATCCACAACGGAGAGTCCATGTCCTACCTGTTCCGCAACATCGGAGTGGATGACTGA